A DNA window from Parabacteroides johnsonii DSM 18315 contains the following coding sequences:
- a CDS encoding glycosyltransferase family 2 protein yields MLVTIFTPTYNRAYILPDLYKSLCKQTCKDFEWLVVDDGSTDDTKSLFSKWENESDFPIHYVFVPNGGKHRAINYGAKIAEGELFFIVDSDDQLPKDSIFIICKEYNKVRGREDICGVCGLKAYFSGEKVGGEQRFDPFICNSLDFRYKYHIRGDMAEVFRTKVIREFPFPEIPDEKFCPEAVIFQRIASEYKFYYFYRKIYLCDYLLDGLTAKITRIRMQCPVASTICYSELTKSNISVSQKFRASVNYWRFWFCHTTNQKANIGVLWFISFPLGLVMHINDKRKQKI; encoded by the coding sequence ATGTTAGTAACTATATTTACACCGACTTACAATAGGGCTTATATTTTACCTGATTTGTACAAAAGTTTGTGTAAACAGACTTGTAAGGACTTTGAGTGGCTTGTGGTAGATGATGGCTCTACTGATGATACTAAATCTTTGTTCAGTAAATGGGAAAATGAGTCGGATTTTCCCATTCATTATGTATTCGTTCCCAATGGTGGTAAGCACCGAGCTATTAACTATGGTGCAAAGATAGCAGAAGGTGAATTGTTTTTCATTGTAGATAGTGATGATCAGTTGCCGAAAGATTCAATTTTCATTATATGTAAAGAATACAACAAGGTCAGAGGGCGTGAAGACATATGTGGAGTATGTGGTTTAAAGGCTTATTTTTCAGGTGAAAAAGTTGGAGGAGAACAAAGGTTTGATCCTTTTATTTGTAATTCATTGGATTTTCGTTACAAATATCATATAAGAGGAGATATGGCGGAAGTTTTCCGAACTAAGGTGATACGAGAATTCCCTTTTCCTGAAATTCCGGACGAAAAGTTCTGTCCAGAAGCTGTTATTTTTCAGAGGATAGCTAGTGAGTATAAATTCTACTATTTTTACCGTAAAATATATCTTTGTGATTATCTTCTTGATGGTTTAACAGCAAAGATAACTAGAATTAGAATGCAATGTCCTGTTGCAAGTACTATTTGTTATTCGGAACTAACAAAATCTAATATTTCTGTAAGTCAAAAGTTTAGAGCTTCAGTTAACTATTGGCGCTTTTGGTTTTGTCATACAACGAATCAAAAAGCAAATATTGGAGTATTGTGGTTCATTTCATTTCCATTAGGTCTTGTAATGCATATAAATGATAAAAGAAAGCAGAAAATATGA
- a CDS encoding serine O-acetyltransferase, translated as MIRSLKEDLYRYEGLKCHCLLTQLRYILFVPGFQYIYFLRHAQEARNCISRFLWNVLLKLCSFKFGIQIPTGVRLGKGFRISHWGAIVMNPAVVLGNNCNIAQNVLIGNSLGHKKGVPQIGNNVCINANAIVVGGVYIADNVLVAPGAFINFDVPPNSIVIGNPGKIIPREFSPTDKYIVYKVEDYQ; from the coding sequence ATGATTAGATCCTTAAAGGAAGATCTTTATCGTTATGAAGGTCTGAAATGTCATTGTTTATTGACACAATTAAGATATATATTGTTTGTTCCAGGTTTTCAGTATATTTATTTTCTTCGTCATGCACAAGAGGCTAGAAATTGTATTAGTCGCTTCTTATGGAATGTATTGTTGAAACTGTGTTCATTTAAATTTGGTATTCAAATACCAACAGGTGTGAGACTCGGAAAAGGTTTCCGAATCTCACATTGGGGAGCTATTGTAATGAATCCAGCAGTTGTGCTTGGTAATAATTGTAATATTGCGCAGAATGTACTTATTGGAAATTCTCTAGGGCATAAGAAGGGAGTGCCCCAAATAGGTAACAATGTGTGTATTAATGCAAATGCAATTGTTGTAGGAGGAGTATATATTGCCGATAATGTCTTAGTTGCACCTGGAGCTTTTATTAATTTTGATGTTCCCCCTAATAGTATTGTTATTGGGAATCCAGGAAAAATTATTCCACGTGAGTTTTCTCCTACGGATAAATATATAGTCTATAAAGTTGAAGATTATCAATGA
- a CDS encoding glycosyltransferase — MKVLHVITNLETGGAEKLLVDFLPLLKQDCQVELALFQGQKTEFYKRLKDKGITIHSFSENRNVYHLKNVFCLAKLARKFDIVHTHNTACQIYGAIASLFSKAKWCTTEHTTTSRHRVWWFAPVEKWMYSRYTHVICISEATQQSMQEVVGKSAPETTVICNGINIKKYHDAFPASDLKKDGKIITMVGRWSYQKDQATIIRAIAKLPKVYKLWLVGYGETEEVLKALARKLCVNDRVLFLGLRNDVPNILKASDVVVQSSHIEGFGLAAVEGMAAGKPIIASDVEGLAQVVKDAGLLFPHEDADTLALEIEGVCMNEVLYSELVEKGYVRAAQYDISTMVEGYTNIYKTIFSK; from the coding sequence ATGAAAGTACTTCATGTAATAACTAACCTTGAAACAGGAGGTGCAGAAAAGTTGTTAGTAGATTTCCTACCGTTGCTAAAACAGGATTGTCAGGTTGAATTAGCTTTATTTCAAGGTCAAAAGACTGAATTTTATAAGCGTTTGAAAGATAAAGGAATTACTATACATTCATTCTCGGAAAATAGAAATGTGTATCATCTAAAAAATGTTTTTTGTTTAGCTAAACTGGCACGAAAATTTGATATTGTACATACTCATAATACTGCCTGCCAGATATATGGAGCAATTGCAAGTTTATTCAGCAAAGCTAAGTGGTGTACAACGGAACATACTACAACTAGCCGCCATCGTGTATGGTGGTTTGCTCCTGTTGAAAAATGGATGTATAGTCGTTATACTCATGTGATATGTATCTCTGAAGCAACTCAGCAATCGATGCAAGAAGTAGTAGGTAAGAGTGCGCCAGAAACAACTGTTATATGCAATGGTATCAATATTAAGAAGTATCATGATGCATTTCCTGCTAGTGATTTAAAAAAAGATGGTAAGATCATCACAATGGTGGGAAGATGGAGTTATCAGAAAGATCAAGCTACTATCATTCGTGCAATTGCAAAACTTCCAAAGGTATATAAACTTTGGCTTGTTGGTTATGGAGAAACGGAAGAAGTTTTAAAGGCACTTGCCAGAAAACTTTGTGTAAATGATAGAGTTTTGTTTTTGGGATTACGAAATGATGTACCAAATATTTTGAAGGCTTCGGATGTGGTAGTGCAATCAAGCCATATTGAGGGATTTGGACTGGCTGCTGTTGAAGGAATGGCGGCAGGAAAGCCGATTATAGCGAGTGATGTAGAAGGTTTAGCTCAGGTAGTTAAAGATGCAGGTCTTCTCTTTCCTCATGAGGATGCAGATACACTTGCACTGGAAATAGAGGGTGTTTGTATGAATGAAGTACTATATTCAGAACTTGTAGAGAAAGGGTATGTACGTGCTGCTCAATACGATATTTCTACAATGGTAGAAGGATATACAAATATTTATAAAACTATATTTTCAAAATGA
- a CDS encoding glycosyltransferase: MNILHVVNIYFVLPYFIGDQFKYFKSKGYNMNVVCSPSEYLADYAKKQGFDYIESPVNRSISLKEDFITIRNICKFIRKKDIDIVVGHTPKGGLLAMVAAWLMRVPNRIYFRHGLVYETSRGLKRFILMSVDRLASFCATEIVCVSPSVLKRSIEDRLAPANKQIVLGHGTCGGIDTEFKFNPALVDRQKVADLRKRWGIKESDFVIGYSGRLVRDKGIISLVRAFDMLEDADDCKLLLVGMFEVRDALPEDVKERIENDPRIIYTGFVNGGMEYYYSLMNLYVLPSYREGFPTGVLESQAMELPVLTTRVTGCCDAICDGRSGLFITHDPEDIVEKIDEIRLKHRIDGKFGREWVKEYFDCRKVWCEIEKLYK; this comes from the coding sequence ATGAACATCCTACACGTCGTAAACATCTACTTTGTTCTTCCCTATTTTATTGGTGATCAATTCAAATACTTTAAGAGTAAGGGCTATAATATGAATGTTGTGTGTAGTCCGAGCGAATATTTGGCTGATTATGCTAAAAAACAAGGTTTTGATTATATAGAGAGTCCGGTTAATCGTAGTATTTCGTTGAAAGAGGATTTTATTACGATTCGGAATATTTGTAAATTCATTAGGAAGAAAGATATTGATATAGTAGTGGGACATACTCCGAAAGGAGGACTTTTGGCTATGGTGGCTGCTTGGCTGATGAGAGTTCCTAACCGTATCTATTTTCGTCATGGGTTGGTTTATGAGACGAGTCGTGGTCTTAAACGTTTTATTTTAATGAGCGTGGACAGGCTGGCATCATTTTGTGCTACTGAGATCGTATGTGTAAGTCCTTCGGTTCTTAAGCGTAGTATTGAGGATCGATTGGCGCCTGCCAATAAACAAATAGTATTGGGACATGGTACTTGTGGAGGAATTGATACGGAGTTCAAATTTAATCCGGCCCTTGTGGATCGGCAGAAAGTGGCTGACCTTCGTAAGAGGTGGGGGATTAAAGAAAGTGATTTTGTGATTGGATATTCCGGTCGTCTTGTACGAGATAAAGGTATTATTTCTTTGGTACGGGCTTTCGACATGCTGGAAGATGCGGACGATTGCAAGCTTTTGTTGGTAGGTATGTTTGAGGTCCGGGATGCTTTGCCGGAGGATGTGAAGGAAAGGATTGAGAATGATCCGCGTATCATTTATACCGGATTTGTCAATGGAGGAATGGAATATTATTATTCCTTGATGAACCTGTATGTATTACCCAGCTATCGTGAAGGATTTCCTACTGGTGTCTTGGAATCTCAGGCAATGGAATTACCAGTGCTTACCACCCGCGTAACGGGTTGTTGTGATGCCATTTGCGATGGTAGGAGTGGCCTTTTTATTACCCATGATCCGGAAGATATAGTTGAAAAGATAGATGAGATCCGGTTGAAACATCGTATAGATGGTAAGTTCGGACGTGAATGGGTAAAAGAGTATTTCGATTGTCGAAAGGTTTGGTGTGAAATAGAAAAATTATATAAATGA